In Rhodothermus marinus DSM 4252, a single genomic region encodes these proteins:
- a CDS encoding cyclase family protein yields the protein MRRLALLFLLLGAGCRPQPEAPPATLTTLPPPGYEVLDLSYAYDDSTIYWPTAEGFQLRIDHRGYTEAGYYYEANTFCTAEHGGTHIDAPVHFAEGKWSVDEIPLDRLMGPAVVIDVSEKALADRDYQIQVADFEAWEATHGPIPEGAIVLLRTGYGRFWPDRVRYMGTDARGPEAVAQLHFPGLHPDAARWLLENRRPKAVGIDTPSIDYGQSTRFETHQILFAENVPAFENVAHLDRLPPRGALLIALPMKIRRGSGGPLRILALVPSEAS from the coding sequence ATGCGTCGCCTTGCGCTGCTGTTTCTGCTGCTCGGAGCGGGTTGCCGGCCGCAACCGGAAGCGCCGCCGGCCACGCTGACCACGTTGCCCCCGCCGGGCTACGAAGTGCTCGACCTGAGCTACGCCTACGACGACTCGACGATCTACTGGCCCACGGCCGAGGGCTTCCAGCTTCGCATCGACCACCGGGGCTACACGGAGGCCGGCTACTACTACGAAGCGAACACTTTCTGTACGGCCGAGCACGGCGGCACGCACATCGACGCGCCCGTGCATTTTGCCGAGGGCAAGTGGAGTGTGGACGAGATCCCGCTCGACCGGCTCATGGGGCCGGCCGTGGTGATCGACGTGTCGGAAAAAGCGCTGGCCGATCGGGACTACCAGATTCAGGTGGCCGACTTCGAGGCCTGGGAGGCCACGCATGGACCGATTCCCGAAGGCGCCATCGTGCTGCTGCGCACCGGCTACGGCCGGTTCTGGCCCGACCGCGTGCGCTACATGGGCACCGATGCGCGTGGACCGGAGGCCGTCGCGCAGCTGCACTTCCCCGGCCTGCACCCCGACGCTGCCCGCTGGCTGCTCGAAAACCGCCGGCCTAAAGCCGTAGGCATCGACACGCCCAGCATCGATTACGGCCAGTCCACGCGCTTTGAGACACACCAGATACTCTTTGCCGAGAACGTCCCGGCCTTCGAGAACGTGGCGCACCTGGACCGCCTGCCGCCGCGCGGGGCCCTGCTGATCGCCCTTCCGATGAAAATCCGCCGCGGTAGCGGTGGTCCGCTGCGTATTCTGGCGCTGGTGCCCTCGGAGGCGTCTTAA
- a CDS encoding tetratricopeptide repeat protein, with product MSWRSRLLALIWLLVAGTARGQYMLPDTIRAQQLLVRSLTYLEVGQPDEAIPLLEEALSLVPEEPALLSALAQAHRQQYDLNAARFYAEKACRQAPQEVSYCYEWLDVLEASGESSALQEAVRFIRQHHPDDPVVLRWQARWAHQHGDLVTARQLYEQLRDRYGADTSLNRTLWPLQLATGDTLAALQTLEALLPFDADNPELWRTAGLLYFRRDAREKARWALERALRLAPEDTAAARLLARLEPHPTTPAALLARARHLIEQQPEDPQARQEARTLLQDLLRRDSTHVEALRLLARLYRDERPDWSAELLTRSLQYDPRDLSVWTTAARTWLAAGMPRRGAEVAEEALFLFPDQPPLLRLAAYAHLSLGRPDAALPHVETLLKLLPEWPEHTPEEAAELHALQGHLLARLERPDAAREACRQARRLNTRAAAVRLHCAVVDWLAGGPQETALQEARAALPDPPEPWMSEALGWLYLQAGRPEQARSVLQQALQSGHAGPLTYAYLGEALARLGRLDEARRIWQEALRKDPDNAYLHHLLTTH from the coding sequence ATGAGCTGGCGATCCCGACTGCTTGCATTAATCTGGCTTCTGGTAGCCGGCACGGCTCGCGGTCAGTACATGCTGCCCGATACGATCCGGGCGCAGCAGCTGCTGGTGCGGAGCCTGACCTATCTGGAAGTCGGCCAGCCGGACGAGGCCATTCCGCTGCTGGAGGAAGCTCTGTCGCTTGTCCCTGAAGAGCCGGCGCTGCTGAGCGCGCTGGCGCAGGCCCATCGCCAGCAGTACGACCTGAACGCGGCCCGCTTCTACGCCGAAAAAGCCTGCCGACAGGCCCCGCAGGAGGTCAGCTACTGTTACGAATGGCTCGACGTGCTGGAAGCCTCCGGCGAAAGCTCGGCGCTGCAGGAAGCCGTTCGCTTCATTCGACAGCACCACCCTGATGATCCGGTCGTGCTTCGCTGGCAGGCCCGGTGGGCCCACCAGCACGGCGATCTTGTAACCGCACGTCAGCTCTACGAGCAGTTGCGCGACCGCTACGGCGCCGACACCAGCCTGAACCGGACGCTCTGGCCGCTGCAACTGGCCACCGGCGACACGCTGGCCGCGCTGCAGACGCTGGAAGCCCTGCTCCCCTTCGACGCAGACAACCCCGAGCTGTGGCGCACCGCGGGCCTGCTGTACTTTCGCCGGGACGCACGCGAAAAGGCCCGCTGGGCACTGGAACGCGCGCTCCGCCTGGCGCCGGAAGACACGGCCGCCGCCCGTTTGCTGGCCCGACTGGAGCCGCACCCCACCACACCGGCGGCACTGCTGGCCCGCGCCCGTCACCTGATCGAACAGCAGCCGGAAGACCCGCAGGCCCGCCAGGAGGCACGCACCCTGCTGCAGGACCTGCTGCGCCGGGATTCGACACACGTCGAGGCGTTGCGCCTGCTGGCTCGGCTCTACCGCGACGAACGCCCGGACTGGTCTGCCGAGCTGCTCACCCGGAGCCTGCAATACGATCCGCGCGACCTTTCGGTCTGGACCACCGCCGCGCGTACCTGGCTGGCGGCCGGCATGCCCCGACGCGGCGCCGAGGTGGCCGAAGAAGCCCTGTTTCTCTTTCCGGATCAGCCGCCGCTGTTGCGTCTGGCCGCTTACGCGCACCTGTCGCTCGGCCGACCGGATGCCGCGCTCCCCCACGTGGAAACGCTCCTGAAGCTTCTGCCCGAGTGGCCCGAGCATACCCCGGAAGAAGCAGCCGAACTCCACGCATTGCAGGGACATCTACTGGCCCGCCTGGAGCGCCCCGACGCCGCCCGCGAGGCCTGCCGGCAGGCGCGACGCCTGAACACGCGCGCGGCCGCCGTACGCCTCCATTGCGCCGTCGTGGACTGGCTGGCGGGGGGACCGCAGGAGACCGCGCTCCAGGAAGCCCGGGCCGCCCTGCCCGATCCCCCCGAACCCTGGATGTCGGAAGCGCTCGGCTGGCTGTATCTGCAGGCCGGACGGCCCGAGCAGGCCCGCTCGGTGCTGCAACAGGCCCTGCAGAGCGGCCACGCCGGCCCGCTTACCTACGCCTATCTGGGCGAGGCCCTGGCCCGACTGGGCCGTCTGGACGAAGCCCGGCGCATCTGGCAGGAAGCCCTCCGAAAAGACCCGGACAACGCCTACCTCCACCACCTGCTGACCACCCACTGA
- the lpdA gene encoding dihydrolipoyl dehydrogenase has product MANNARYDVVVIGSGPGGYETAIRASQLGFKTAIIEKNKLGGVCLNIGCIPTKALLKSAEMVAEARNLEAYGLKLKGEVKPDFAKVIERSRAVADKMSRGVAFLMKKNKIDVIWGQARLVGRGKIDVQPSVNMDGEKIGEPRTVEATHIILATGARARQIPALPVDGKKIITYKEAMLQKEQPRRLVIVGAGAIGVEFAYFYHHMGTEVTLIELMDRIVPVEDAEISKELERAYRKMGIKVMTGAQVESVDTKGKELKVKVKTKNGEEVIKADQVLSAVGVVGNIEDLGLEDLGVETKPGQIVVDEFYRTNVEGIYAIGDVAGPPWLAHKASHEGILCVEKIAGKDVQPLNYNNIPGCTYCQPQIASVGYTEEKAREAGYDIKVGKFPFTASGKATALGHTEGFVKVIFDAKYGEFLGCHIIGHDATELIAEAVTARTLETTYHEIIESIHPHPTLSEAIMEAARAAIGEPINI; this is encoded by the coding sequence ATGGCTAATAACGCCCGTTACGACGTCGTGGTGATCGGGTCCGGTCCCGGCGGCTACGAGACCGCCATCCGGGCCTCCCAGCTCGGCTTCAAGACCGCCATCATCGAAAAGAACAAGCTCGGCGGCGTCTGTCTCAACATCGGCTGCATTCCCACCAAGGCGCTGCTGAAAAGCGCCGAAATGGTGGCCGAAGCGCGTAACCTGGAGGCCTACGGGCTGAAGCTCAAGGGCGAGGTGAAGCCCGACTTTGCAAAGGTGATCGAGCGCAGCCGCGCCGTCGCCGACAAAATGAGCAGGGGCGTGGCCTTCCTGATGAAGAAAAACAAGATCGACGTCATCTGGGGACAGGCCCGCCTGGTGGGCAGGGGTAAGATCGACGTGCAGCCGTCGGTCAACATGGACGGGGAAAAGATCGGCGAGCCGCGCACGGTCGAAGCCACACACATCATCCTGGCTACCGGCGCCCGCGCCCGCCAGATTCCGGCGCTGCCCGTCGACGGCAAAAAGATCATCACCTACAAAGAGGCCATGCTCCAGAAGGAGCAGCCCAGGCGGCTGGTGATCGTCGGGGCAGGCGCCATCGGCGTCGAGTTCGCCTACTTCTACCACCACATGGGTACCGAGGTCACGCTCATCGAGCTGATGGACCGCATCGTGCCCGTCGAGGACGCCGAGATTTCGAAGGAACTGGAGCGGGCCTACCGGAAGATGGGCATCAAGGTGATGACCGGGGCCCAGGTGGAGTCGGTCGACACGAAAGGCAAAGAGTTGAAAGTCAAGGTCAAAACGAAAAACGGCGAGGAAGTCATCAAGGCCGATCAGGTGCTCTCGGCCGTCGGCGTGGTGGGCAACATCGAAGACCTGGGACTGGAGGACCTGGGCGTCGAGACGAAGCCCGGCCAGATCGTCGTGGACGAGTTTTACCGGACGAACGTCGAGGGTATCTACGCGATCGGCGACGTGGCCGGACCGCCCTGGCTTGCCCACAAGGCCAGCCACGAGGGGATCCTGTGCGTGGAGAAGATCGCGGGCAAAGACGTGCAGCCGCTCAACTACAACAACATTCCGGGCTGCACCTACTGCCAGCCGCAGATCGCCTCGGTGGGCTATACCGAGGAGAAGGCGCGCGAGGCCGGCTACGACATCAAGGTGGGCAAATTCCCCTTCACGGCCTCCGGCAAGGCCACAGCCCTGGGCCACACGGAGGGCTTCGTGAAGGTGATCTTCGACGCGAAGTATGGCGAGTTCCTCGGCTGCCACATCATCGGCCACGACGCCACCGAACTGATCGCCGAGGCTGTCACGGCGCGGACGCTGGAAACCACCTACCACGAAATCATCGAATCCATCCATCCGCATCCGACGCTCTCGGAGGCGATCATGGAGGCCGCCCGCGCCGCCATCGGCGAGCCGATCAACATCTGA
- a CDS encoding murein hydrolase activator EnvC family protein produces the protein MRRLLLCLLLMMSAGTALAQQDRTEIERRLQALREQIRQEEARLAETAEAEQATLQTLESIERQIAIRRELIRSYRERLEELARTIDSLQQAARALSQEIEKLKAQYRRRALHAYKYGRMHELALLLSAQSINQMLIRARYLSRFARQRQAKLEAIQQATAALEARRQELLAARQETEQLLQEAEAERQRLARLERERRRVIEALRAQRVSLEQSLAQKRQAARELESRIQALLAAERERQRAREAADPSAAVAFAELTGSFEQNRGRLPWPAEGAVVEPFGEVVNPVYGTRTPNPGILIATAPQAEVRAVFDGRVIAIDAMPEYGTYILIQHGEYQTFYSNLSLVYVSIGQEVRAGQVIGRAGTDAEPKRAGVFFSLFRGGQVLNPMPWLRPR, from the coding sequence ATGAGGCGTCTGCTGCTCTGCCTGCTGTTGATGATGAGCGCAGGGACGGCCCTGGCCCAGCAGGACCGTACCGAGATCGAACGCCGCCTGCAGGCGCTCCGCGAGCAGATTCGTCAGGAAGAAGCCCGTCTGGCCGAAACGGCCGAGGCCGAACAGGCCACGCTGCAGACGCTCGAAAGCATCGAACGCCAGATCGCCATCCGTCGCGAGCTGATCCGGAGCTACCGGGAGCGGCTGGAAGAGCTGGCCCGCACGATCGACTCGCTGCAGCAGGCCGCCCGGGCGCTCAGCCAAGAGATCGAAAAGCTGAAAGCGCAGTATCGCCGCCGGGCGCTGCACGCCTACAAATACGGCCGCATGCACGAGCTGGCCCTGCTGCTCTCGGCGCAGTCCATCAACCAGATGCTCATCCGTGCCCGCTACCTGAGCCGCTTTGCACGGCAACGACAGGCCAAGCTCGAAGCCATTCAGCAGGCGACGGCCGCTCTGGAAGCCCGTCGCCAGGAGCTGCTGGCCGCCCGCCAGGAAACCGAGCAGTTGCTGCAGGAGGCCGAGGCCGAGCGGCAACGCCTGGCGCGTCTGGAGCGCGAGCGCCGCCGCGTGATCGAAGCGCTCCGCGCCCAGCGCGTCTCGCTGGAGCAATCGCTGGCCCAGAAACGCCAGGCCGCCCGCGAGCTGGAGTCGCGCATCCAGGCGTTGCTCGCAGCCGAACGGGAGCGGCAACGCGCCCGCGAAGCGGCCGATCCGTCGGCCGCTGTGGCTTTTGCCGAGCTGACCGGTTCGTTCGAGCAGAACCGCGGGCGGCTGCCCTGGCCGGCCGAAGGCGCCGTCGTCGAACCCTTCGGCGAAGTGGTCAACCCCGTCTATGGCACGCGCACGCCCAATCCCGGCATCCTGATCGCCACCGCCCCCCAGGCCGAGGTGCGGGCCGTCTTCGACGGCCGCGTGATCGCCATCGACGCCATGCCGGAGTACGGCACCTACATCCTCATCCAGCACGGCGAATACCAGACGTTCTACAGCAACCTGTCGCTTGTGTACGTGTCGATCGGCCAGGAAGTACGGGCCGGACAGGTCATCGGCCGGGCCGGCACCGACGCCGAACCCAAACGCGCCGGCGTGTTCTTCTCGCTCTTCCGGGGTGGCCAAGTGCTCAATCCCATGCCCTGGCTTCGTCCACGCTGA
- a CDS encoding acyl-CoA dehydrogenase family protein yields the protein MSLLSRLKGISAQDRRMIEDIEAMLGPEPEEMGFMKNLFWGRFREDLVFPYPEESKEEREKCDALLAELEAYLKNEHPSILIDQEQYIPDWVLERLFEMGVMGLTIPEEYGGLGLGVTSYNRVLELIGRYCASTAVVVSAHQSIGCKAIMLFGTEEQKRKYLPIVAREKLAAFCLSEPNVGSDAAGQQTRCELSEDGTYYILNGEKKWSTSGALAGVLTVMAKQRLKNPKTGKEEDRVTALIVTPDMEGVDVFEKNRSKAGIRGTWQARIRFTNVKVPRENLLYKEGKGLNVALSCLNYGRCTLSAGVLGGATWAMEQSTKWAQTRYQFGRPLADFEAVQQKIAKMAALTYGMRAMLYMVTGMLDRQDKDIMIETAAAKVFCSQMGWEVIDEAMQIMGGEGYMTENELERVWRDHRIHRIVEGANEVMQSYIFAYGGKQLAEQMLAIKQALGWDRDQSPVENLQRIVSNAFNPRLLKRALPLAAELFLGIRPEAPRIRRMHPSLRPWADRLARLVQQHSHYFKLLSKWEGDAIVTRQAQQARLADNAMYLFALSAALSDMDRQLRKGASGVAFEKDRAAFEHLFDLLEIRIQQNLGLLRRNADESMRRAAQATLRYVDTLPNRDYYIHEASPVAKGTGKPVQKEHIKQFPGDRYVTAGGDGAPAESSAARSEA from the coding sequence ATGTCGTTACTGAGTCGTCTGAAGGGCATCTCGGCGCAGGACCGCCGGATGATTGAGGATATCGAGGCCATGCTGGGCCCGGAGCCCGAAGAAATGGGCTTCATGAAAAACCTTTTCTGGGGACGTTTTCGGGAGGATCTGGTCTTCCCGTATCCCGAGGAGTCGAAAGAGGAGCGGGAAAAGTGTGACGCGCTGCTGGCCGAGCTGGAAGCCTACCTCAAAAACGAACATCCCTCCATTCTGATCGACCAGGAGCAGTACATCCCGGACTGGGTGCTGGAGCGCCTCTTCGAGATGGGCGTGATGGGGCTGACCATCCCCGAGGAATACGGTGGCCTGGGGCTCGGCGTGACCAGCTACAACCGCGTGTTGGAGCTGATCGGCCGTTACTGCGCCTCGACGGCCGTGGTCGTCTCGGCCCACCAGTCGATCGGCTGCAAGGCCATCATGCTGTTCGGGACCGAGGAGCAGAAGCGGAAATATCTGCCGATCGTCGCCCGGGAAAAACTGGCCGCCTTCTGCCTTTCGGAGCCGAACGTGGGCTCGGACGCGGCCGGTCAGCAGACCCGCTGCGAGCTGAGCGAGGACGGTACCTACTACATCCTGAACGGCGAGAAGAAGTGGTCCACTTCGGGCGCGCTGGCCGGGGTGCTGACCGTGATGGCCAAGCAGCGCCTGAAGAACCCGAAAACCGGCAAGGAGGAAGACCGGGTGACGGCGTTGATCGTCACGCCCGACATGGAGGGCGTGGACGTGTTCGAGAAGAACCGCAGCAAGGCCGGGATCCGGGGCACCTGGCAGGCCCGCATCCGCTTCACGAACGTAAAGGTCCCCCGCGAAAACCTTCTCTACAAAGAGGGCAAAGGCCTGAACGTGGCGTTGAGCTGTCTCAACTACGGGCGCTGCACGCTGTCGGCTGGCGTGCTGGGCGGGGCCACCTGGGCCATGGAGCAGAGCACGAAGTGGGCGCAGACCCGCTACCAGTTCGGCCGCCCGCTTGCCGACTTCGAGGCCGTGCAGCAGAAGATCGCCAAGATGGCGGCGCTGACCTATGGCATGCGGGCTATGCTCTACATGGTCACGGGCATGCTCGACCGTCAGGATAAAGACATTATGATCGAGACGGCCGCCGCCAAGGTCTTCTGCTCGCAGATGGGCTGGGAGGTGATCGACGAGGCGATGCAGATCATGGGCGGCGAGGGCTACATGACCGAAAACGAACTGGAGCGGGTCTGGCGCGACCACCGCATTCATCGCATTGTGGAGGGGGCGAACGAGGTGATGCAGTCCTACATCTTCGCCTATGGCGGTAAGCAGCTTGCCGAGCAGATGCTGGCCATCAAGCAGGCGCTGGGCTGGGATCGCGACCAGTCGCCTGTGGAGAACCTGCAGCGCATTGTCAGTAATGCGTTCAATCCGCGTCTGCTGAAGCGGGCACTGCCGCTGGCGGCCGAGCTGTTCCTGGGCATCCGGCCCGAAGCGCCCCGCATCCGCCGCATGCATCCGAGCCTGCGCCCCTGGGCCGACCGCCTGGCCCGTCTGGTGCAGCAGCACTCGCACTACTTCAAGCTGTTGAGCAAGTGGGAGGGCGATGCCATCGTGACCCGGCAGGCGCAGCAGGCACGCCTGGCCGACAACGCCATGTATCTGTTCGCGCTGAGCGCGGCGCTATCGGACATGGACCGTCAGCTCCGCAAAGGCGCCTCCGGCGTGGCCTTCGAAAAGGACCGGGCCGCCTTCGAGCACCTGTTCGACCTACTGGAAATTCGCATCCAGCAGAACCTGGGTCTGTTGCGGCGCAACGCCGACGAGAGCATGCGTCGGGCCGCACAGGCTACGTTGCGGTACGTCGACACGCTGCCCAACCGCGACTACTACATCCACGAGGCTTCGCCGGTGGCCAAAGGGACAGGCAAGCCCGTGCAGAAAGAGCATATCAAGCAGTTCCCGGGCGACCGTTACGTGACGGCGGGCGGCGATGGGGCCCCCGCTGAATCGTCAGCCGCCCGCTCCGAAGCGTAG
- a CDS encoding DUF4292 domain-containing protein: MRPAALLILPIGLLLLLGGCARGPRLAERPELPDRFPYHSAEQIRYRLRLPLDTLRAFTGRASLQLHTPEGTDNLSATITARRNDTLLIRLSPGWGIEAARLLITPDSVLLHDRIHRRLYFGARTELAVRQLPLLTESDPFLSLLGALYPPPGRWLVTADSGYYYLHDPDGLFRYVVDPARWRVTRYERYDPSGTLIESYRFEAFDRFGQVFLPRRLLLERPTVGVTVRLYYRELALNPPALQFAWNPDPRTRRIPFQAMMERP; the protein is encoded by the coding sequence ATGCGTCCGGCTGCTCTCCTGATATTGCCCATCGGCCTCCTGCTTCTGCTGGGTGGATGTGCCCGGGGCCCCCGCCTGGCCGAACGCCCCGAACTGCCTGATCGCTTTCCCTACCACTCGGCCGAACAGATCCGCTACCGACTCCGCCTGCCGCTCGACACGCTCCGCGCGTTCACCGGCCGGGCCAGCCTGCAACTGCACACGCCTGAAGGCACCGACAACCTTTCGGCCACCATCACAGCCCGCCGGAACGACACGCTGCTCATCCGCCTAAGCCCCGGCTGGGGCATCGAAGCGGCCCGGCTGCTGATCACGCCCGACAGTGTACTTCTGCACGACCGCATTCATCGCCGACTCTACTTCGGTGCCCGCACCGAACTGGCCGTGCGCCAGCTTCCGCTGCTCACCGAAAGCGACCCGTTCCTGAGCCTGCTGGGCGCGCTGTATCCACCGCCCGGACGCTGGCTCGTCACCGCCGACTCCGGCTATTACTACCTGCACGATCCCGACGGGCTTTTTCGTTATGTCGTGGATCCGGCACGGTGGCGGGTGACGCGCTACGAACGCTACGATCCGAGCGGCACGCTTATTGAGTCGTACCGGTTCGAGGCGTTCGACCGATTCGGCCAGGTGTTTCTTCCCCGCCGGCTTCTGCTCGAACGCCCCACCGTCGGCGTGACGGTGCGGCTGTACTACCGGGAGCTGGCGCTCAATCCGCCCGCCCTGCAGTTTGCCTGGAATCCGGACCCGCGCACGCGCCGCATTCCGTTTCAAGCAATGATGGAGCGACCATGA
- the pyrF gene encoding orotidine-5'-phosphate decarboxylase, translating to MTFTDRLRALQRRKQTVLCVGLDPDPARLPRPLRGESNPATAVRTFLQQIIDATRHVACAYKLNLAFFEALGRDGWPVLEATLQYMPDDVVTIADGKRGDIGSSARFYARAVFELLPFDACTVSPYMGRDAVAPFLEYEGRAAFVLTRTSNPGARDFQERRCDGEPLYLAVARAVARWSQELPGTAGLVVGATDAYALAAVHLACAGLPLLIPGVGAQGGAIDPILQVARRSPVLVNSSRQILYASDRSDFAEAAAREAEALRDQLLEACPS from the coding sequence ATGACGTTTACCGACCGCCTGCGCGCGCTGCAGCGTCGCAAACAGACCGTTCTGTGTGTGGGACTCGATCCGGATCCGGCCCGGCTTCCCCGGCCGCTTCGCGGCGAGTCGAATCCGGCTACGGCCGTGCGTACGTTCCTGCAGCAGATCATCGACGCCACCCGCCACGTGGCCTGCGCCTACAAGCTGAACCTGGCCTTCTTCGAAGCGCTCGGGCGCGACGGCTGGCCGGTACTGGAGGCGACGCTGCAGTACATGCCTGACGACGTCGTGACGATCGCCGACGGCAAACGCGGCGACATCGGCTCGTCGGCCCGGTTTTATGCCCGCGCCGTGTTCGAGCTGCTGCCGTTCGACGCCTGCACGGTCTCGCCCTACATGGGACGCGACGCGGTGGCGCCGTTTCTGGAGTACGAAGGACGTGCGGCTTTCGTGCTGACGCGCACGTCCAACCCAGGCGCCCGCGACTTTCAGGAGCGTCGCTGCGACGGCGAGCCGCTCTACCTGGCGGTCGCCCGTGCCGTTGCCCGCTGGAGTCAGGAGCTGCCGGGCACGGCCGGTCTGGTGGTGGGCGCGACCGACGCGTACGCGCTGGCGGCCGTGCACCTGGCCTGTGCGGGGCTGCCGCTGTTGATTCCCGGCGTCGGTGCGCAGGGCGGCGCCATTGACCCCATCCTGCAGGTGGCACGGCGCAGTCCGGTGCTGGTCAACAGCAGCCGGCAGATCCTCTACGCCTCGGACCGCAGTGATTTTGCCGAAGCAGCCGCCCGCGAGGCCGAAGCGCTCCGCGACCAGTTGCTGGAAGCCTGTCCGAGCTGA